The following nucleotide sequence is from Thermostaphylospora chromogena.
GATCAGGCTCCGTTGCCGCTGGTCGGGATCGTCGGTGACGACGACCGGCTCTTGCTCGGCGTGCCAGCCTTCCCGGCACTGAGCCATCCGAAGCTGCCGGTTGCGCTCGGCGCAGCTCGGGCACTTGCTCTCCAACGTCGCCCCGCACGGCACATCGACGATCTCGGTCCGGCCCGTGGCCAGGTCGATCCGCTTGAGCGGAACGGGACGGACGCACACGCCGTTCTGCACGGCAACCGCCTCGACGACTTCGCGGGCGGAGGGCGGCAGCCGTTTTATGACCTGCGCACCGGGCGCACGGTCGGGCATCGTCATGCAGCCTCACCCCATTCCGCGTACTCGGCGACCATGTCCCGGATGTCGGCGTCGGAGACGTAGGCGGCGCGGACCCGCACCGGATCGGGGTTGTTTTCCAGACGGACGTAGCCCACGCCCGCGCCGAGGTCGGGACACGGGGAGATCAGATCGGCGTGCGCGCCCCGATCCCGCGCGCCTTCCCCGAGGACCATGTCCACCTGTTCGGACTCGTCCAGCCGTAGAGCGATCTTGTCGGGGAACAGGTTGCGGATGTTCATGACCTCCTTGCGCGGATCCTGGAGCGCGGCCAGGACGCCGACTCCGACCGCTCTGCCTTGGGTGGTGAGCGTGGCCAGAGCGGCCGTGATCTCCTGTCGTAGCTGGCGGTCGGGCTGGTAGGCGGTCAGGAACGCCACCTCATCGACGATGATCAGGATGAACGGGTCTTCGGCGGTCGGGGTGTGCGAGCGCCGTACCCCGGCGAAGCGGGCCGCGCGCTCCTGCATGACGCGGACCGCCTCCTTCAGCAGGTCGGCGCACTTCTCGGGGGTGGCGGCGTACCGGTCGCCGAACAGGGCGCGGCCATAGGACAGTTCCATGAGCTTGGGGTCCAGCGCCCACAGCTCCACCAGCCCGGCCCGCACCGCCGGCAGCAGTGCGCGGATGGTGGACCAGATGACCGACCCCTTGCCCGAGCCGGTCGCTCCCGCGACTAAGACGTGCGTGCCGTGCACGTTGAGCCGCCACGGCGAGCCGTCCTCGCACCGGCCGATCTCGACCGGCCCGACCTCCGCCGAGGCGGGGACGGGCAGGGACGGCAGCGGTGCGGCGAGCGGGTCGTTACGCGGGAAGGTGAGCACGAGCCGACCGGCCTTGGCGACCGTCACGCGGCAGGAGGTCGCGCCGAAGCCGTGCGCGAGGTGGTCGGTGCGGTCGGTCCAGTCCTCGACCGCCTGGCCGCTGAGCATCTTGACCGTGACCACGTCGGCCCAGTCGTCGCAGGTGACCTTGACCAGGCGTGGCAGGTAGTCGCGGCCGTGCAGGTGACGGCCCAAGCCGGAGACGATCATCACCGGCTGCCAGTGCCGCCGGTAGACCCAGAAGCACCGCCAGAAGGCCAGCAGCCGCAATGTGATCACACGACGGAAGGAAGCCCGATCGAACAGCGTCCATATCGAGCCCGCCGCGACGACAGCGTTGACCAGGGCGAGCACCCACGGCCAGCCGTACAGGTACCAGATGACGCCCGGTGTGACGACGACGGCCAGGGCGATGGGGTGTTTCCAGACCAGCCGGACCAACCCGGCCAGCACGCGGCAGACGTAGATGAGAATGGCGATGATCGCCGGGGTGTGGACGACGGCCGGGCGGAAGACCACGGCGGTGTCAGGGGTGGTGGAGACCAGGCGTCGGGTCTCGTCACCGGGCAGTTTCTTGAACATAAGCTTGATGCCTCTCGTGATCGCAGTCAGGGAGATCTGAGGGGCCGCCGGAAGTGGGCGCTTCCAGCGGCCCCGCCTCGCGTGTCAGGCCGCCGTCCGCCGAGCGTCGGACGGGGTGTGAAACCGGCGTTCCACCGAGTGGGCGAAGTCGCGGGCCGCCCGGGCGAGCTGCCGGGCGAACGTGACGTCATCGGCGGTGACCGGACCGTGCGGGGAGGTGGTCACCAGCACCGAGGTAGCGCCGAAGTCGAGCAGCAGGACCGGCGCGCGGTGCGGGTACGGGTGGTTCGTCGCCCGCGCCTCGCGACCGGTGGTGAAGCTGATCACGCTCGTCGGCCGAGCCTTTCGCCGCGCCATCAGGCCGCGTCCTTCGCGCTCGCCGCCTGCTTGCTCGCCTGCCGTGGGGCGCGCATCCCGCGGACCCGGATGGAGTAGGCCAGCCGTCCGGTCGCCTGATGGACGTACGGCGTGACCGTCACCTGGTCGAACTCCACCGGAGTGAACGGCAGCCCCGGTATCGGAGCGGGCGGAACCGGCTGGACCGGCGACAGGATCTTCACCGCCACCGTCTTCTGCGCGGGCTTGAGCGTGGGGTCGGCATCCATGACCGCGACCTGCCAGACCAGGTCACCGGTCTGCTTGTCGCGCGCCTGGACGAACCGGCCGCCGGAGGAGGCGTCGAAGTCCTTCACCGGCTCGACCTCGCCGACCACGTAGCAGCCGTGCGGGAACACCATCTCGAAGGTGACCGGGATCGGTCCTTGCAGAGCCATAGGAATTCTCCTCGTCGTCTTATCGACAACTCGTATTGTCGAGTTGTCATGAAGGTGCCCCGCGTGGCGCAACTCGACAATACGAGTTAACGAGTGTGTCGTGTGACTTGGATCACATCAGAGGGCGTAGGCGTCTTCCAGCTCGTGCAGCTCTCCCGGAAGCACCAGGTCCACGACGAGGACCGTACGGCCGGAGCCGTTGAAGACGCTGGCCAGTACGCCTAGGACGGGGGCCGACTTGGTGAGCTCCAGCAGCTTCGCCTCACTGGTAGAGGGGTGTCGCGCGGTCAGCCGCTCCACCACATGCTCAAGCCGCAGCCCTTTCACGGCCTGGAGGTGTCGCCGGACTCCCGTGTTCAACAGCGCCTGCCCCGCAAGATCGGTGCCCTCCACCACGTCGGTGGGGCACCAGAACGTGACCAGGTCGAACGGCCGGTCGGCATCCCGGAACAGCACGCGCCGCATCAGAACGGACGAGCCTTCTGGAAGGCTCAGCAGGGCAGCCACGTTGGCGGGTGCCTTCTTGGGGCCTACCTCCACCAGTGTGCCGTTCTCCTCGGCTTCCACCCGATCGAGTACGGCGCCGCCCGGGCGCGTGTTCTCCTCATCCGTGACGGGAGGAGTGGCCCGTACGAAAGACCCCTTGCCGTGTTCGCGGTCGATGATCCCACGGAGCTGCAAGACCTGGAGCGCTCGGACCACGGTGGGACGGCTCACGCCGAATTCCCGGACGAGTTGCGTTTCCGAGGGGAGCAGGGAGCCGGGCGGATAGGTCCCATCCGCTATCCGCCGTCGAATGGCCTGAACGATCTGGGCGTACTTCGGGGGAGCGAACTCATCAGACGGCATGACGATATCCCAACAACTCGACTTGTCGTGAAGTCTAGCTGTGGTTGTCTCGTCTGTCTCCTCCCGCAGATGAAAAGGCGCGACGGCACGGGATCTCCACTCCTCTCCACGAGAGATCAACCGCGCCGCCGCGCCCGCTTGGGGAGCGGAAGAGATCAGCTCAAGTCATGCCACGCCACTGCTTTTCGAGCCTTTCCTCTTCGGCCAGGTGACGGGCCAGCTCGTCGACGGTCTCGCCACAGCGGACGCCGCTGAGGCCGTGCCGCAGGCCCTCGGCCGACAGGCCGTTGCGCCGTATGGCGTACCAACCGCCGCTGATCGCGGGGGAGATGATCCAGGTCTGGCCGTAACGGACAAGCAGATCACGCGGCGTCACCACAGAGCACCACCCTTCTCCGGCCATGGGCAAAGGCGGCGCAGCTCGTCATAGCGCCGAGCGACCAGACGGGCCGCCAGACCCACCCGTGGAGCCTCCACGACCGCATACAGCGGACGACCGGTCGCCGAGGAGCGACGTAGCGCCCAGCGGAACCAGCGACCGTTGGTCCACACGACCAGGTCGGTCCATACCGAGATCGCCGCCACGCCGTATCCGGCGTTGACGTCGGCGTGGATGCCGTGCTGCCGTAGCAGCACCGTCCGCAGGCGCTCGGCCGCCTTCGTCGCCGCATCCGACCCCGGCACTCGCTGCCGGTGGGCCGTCCGTGCGATGACGCCCATGTCAGGCCGCCTCCGTCACGACGACGCCGGTGCCCCGGCACGTCAGACACTCCACCCTCAAACGCCCGCGCGGTTCGGCCTCGCCGTTGGAGGCCACGGTGAACAGAGCCCGGCGAAGGCGCAGGTACTTCCACCCGCGACCGGCGCATGAATCACAGTGACCCGTCATGCTTCGAGAATGGGCGGAGGCTATGTCGCATCTCTGCGATCACAATGTCGCGCCTGAAGCATCGACGTTTCGTTTTGTCTCCTCTGCGTCTCGTCTTTTCTCTTCCCGCTCGTTAATCTGAACAGGCCAGCGGGAGCGAAGGGCCGAGGATGAGCGATCGACCGATCTTGCTGAAGGTCTTATTGAAACAGCGTCGATGGCACGCATACGGCACCTTTCAACGCGAATACGACAAAGCCGCTAAAACGATAGATCCCGCATTAGTGCGAACGTGGCCCAGCCGCGCTCAGCTTCACCGCTGGCTGTCCGGAGCCATCAAGGGCCTGCCGTACCCCGATCACTGCCGAGTCCTTGAGGCCATGTTCCCAGGCTGGACGGTCCATGATCTGTTCGCCCCCGCACCGGAGGAGATGCTGTCCGGTCAAGCCCTCGCGGCTCCGGCACCTCGGCAGACCGGGGAGGTCATCCCCGCCGTAGTGCCGCCCATCGGATTACGCCCCCACCTGGAGCGGGCGTTCGAACAGCAGCATGTGTCCATCGACTTCGCGGGTTTCTCCGGCGAGACCCTGCAAGGCGCCATTCAAGAGCCGCTAGACAAGATCCGTTACGGCCAGCTCAAACCGGAAAGCGTCGCCATCCGTCTCCTCCTGCCCGACACCACACAGCCCATGACCTTGCCGTGCAGGGCCGACGACCTCAGCGACGATCCCGACTTCCGTGCCCGAGCCAACACGATCATGCGCCGTCACGCCATCGCCATCCTCGACTCGGTCAACGAACTGGCCGCCCGAGGAGCCATCAAGCAGGCGAGCGCAGAAATCCGCCTCCATCGGGTCGCACCGCTGTTCAAGCTCTACATCATCAACAACCGCGACGCCTTCTTCGGCTTCTATCCCATCCAGGAATACCAACTCCGCGCGGGCGAGGAGAGCCGGACCATCTACGATCTCATGGGCAAGGACGCCATGATCTTCCACCACTCCGCCGACAACGACGCGGGCCGGGAGTACGTCAAACAATCCCGCCTGTGGTTCGAGTCGATCTGGAACACCATCAGCCGGGAGTACCGCGAGTGACCTCAAGGACCAGCGACGTCCAAAAGATCCTTTCCGAGGCTACGCACATCTTCTTCGACTTCGACGGCCCCATCTGCGACATCTTCGCCGGCCTTCCCGCCCCGACCGTCGCGGCGACCCTGCGCGACTACCTCGCCCCGCTCCGGCTCGACCTGCCCGGCTCGATCACCACTGAGACCGACCCGCTGGAGATCCTGCGGTACGCCGCGAGCGCTGGTCCGCTGGTTGCGGCGACTGTTGAGGCGGGCCTGCGCGGCCTGGAACTACAGGCCGCGTTGAGCGCCGCGCCCACCCCGGATGCGGCCGAGGCCATCCGGCACTTCCACGCGTCGGGTCGGCGTCTGGCGATAGTCAGCAACAACTCCGATGCGGCGGTGAAGGTCTACACCGACCGGTGTGCCCTTTCCGGCTGCTTCGATCTGATCTCGGCGCGTGCCGTGTTCCAGGACCCTGCTTTGCTCAAGCCGCATCCACATCTGATCACCCAGGCGGTGGACGGGCTCGACGCGGCCCCGGCGCGATGCGTCCTCATCGGTGACTCGATCACCGACATCCAGGGCGCTCAAAAGGCCGGGGTCCGCAGCATCGGCTACGCCAACAAGCCCGGCAAGCAAGACGCTCTGGCCGCTGCCGGAGCCGATGCCGTCGTCACCGCCATGGCCCAGCTCATCCCGTAGACCTTGATCGCTGACGCGTTGCCGAACGGCGCGCGTTGCCGAATTCGCCTCTTATAGATCAAGGGCGGCGCTCCGCGCCGCCTCGCGGCCCGTCGCCCGCTCGGCGGCCGGGCGTGCGGCCTGAGGGCCGGTCCCGGCCGCCGACGGCTCCGGCCGCGAACACGCAAAGCCCACGCCTGCCGATCCATCAGCGTGTTCTACGCGCGAGACCAGGTGTCACACGTTCGTGCCGTAGAGAGTGAGAACTCGAAGGCATACACGTTCCTGCCCCCACAAGCGATCACCAGACCCGGCTCGGCAATGGCCACACTGCGCATAGCAGATTCAAGACGCACCACCGCGGCACCTACCGTCGGCTCCCCCACGCTCCAGATCTGCACCGAATGATCATCGGAGGCGCTGGCCAGCCAGGAACCGTCAGGAGCGACCACCACTCCGTTCACGTCGCTGGTATGGCCTTTCAGTGTTGCTATGGGGCGGCCGTTTGGTTTCCAGATCCGCACCGTTTTATCGCGGGAGGCGCTAGCCAACCAGGAACCGTCAGGAGAAATCGCCACCCCGCGCACTCCCATGGTGTGGCCGGTCAGGGTCGCCACCAGTCGTCCATCGGGTTTCCAGATCCGCACCGTGCGATCGTGAGAGGTACTAGCCAGCCAAGAACCATCCGGAGCGACCGCCACCCCGTTCACGTCGCTGGTATGGCCGGTCAGTGTCGCCACCAGCTGTCCATCGGGTTTCCAGATCCGCACCGTGCGATCGTGAGAGGTACTAGCCAGCCAAGAACCATCCGGAGCGACCGCCACCCCGTTCACGTCGCTGGTATGGCCGGTCAGTGTCGCCACCAGCTGTCCATCGGGTTTCCAGATCCGCACCGTGCGATCGTGAGAGGTACTAGCCAGCCAAGAACCATCCGGAGCGACCACCACCCCGCGCACTCCCATGGTGTGACCGGCCAGTGTCGCTACCAGTCGTCCATCGGGTTTCCAGATCCGCACCGTGCGATCGTGAGAGGTACTAGCCAGCCAAGAACCATCTGGAGCGATCGCCACCCCGCGTACCCAGCCAGTGTGACCGGTCAGTGTCGCCACCAGCTGTCCATCGGGTTTCCAGATCCGCACCGTGGCATCGTTAGAAGCACTAGCCAACCAAGACCCATCCGGAGCGACCACCACCCCGCGCACTCCCATGGTGTGACCGACCAGTGTCGCTACCAGTCGTCCATCGGGTTTCCAGATCCGCACCGTGCGATCGTGGGAGGCGCTGGCCAGCCAAGAACCATCTGGAGCGATCGCCACCCCGGTCACCCTGCTGGTGTGGCCTTCCAGCGTCGCCACCAAGTGACCGTCAGATCGCCAAATCCGCACCGTGCGATCGTGGGAGGCGCTGGCCAGCCAAGAACCGTCGGGGGCGATCGCCACCCCTGTTACATCGTCGGTGTGGCCGGTCAGTGTTCGGATCAGACCGGTATCCCGGCTTTCGGGAAGCGGCCACTTCGCCACCAGAACCGATCTTTCGACTATGCCCGGAACGTTCAGCTGCTGCCGGATGTGGGGAAGGACCGACAGGTGGGCCAGCCGGTTGCTTTCCGATGCCTGCGGTGAGTCCAGCTCCCCCAGCAGATACCCTGCCCGGGCGATCACTCGCCGGGTCGCCACCGCCCGAGCGTCCTGAGACATAGCCAGGTCGGCTTCCAGCGCCAGCGGACCCCCGTGGGCCAGCCGGGCCACCAGCCAGCGCACATCGGCCACCAGCTCCGCTAACTGTGCCTTGCGGTCGGCCTCGGCCAGGTGGAAGGCCAGATGATCCCACAGGAAATGCCCTTCGGGCAGCCGCCACCAGTGCCCATCGTCGATGCCGAGCACCTCGCCGGCGTGGTCGACCAGGTGCTGGTTGACCTGGACGCGCCTATCGCCCAGGCCGTCGAGTGAGCGGAGGAAGGCGCGGATCACATCGTGCAGGACCACCACCTGATGGTCCTGGTCTGCCCACCGCAAGGTGATCAGAGACAGCCCGGCCAACCTCTCACACGTCTGCTGGGCCTGCACTGGTGTCATCCCCGCGGTTGCGGCCCACAGCAGGTGCACCATCGGGACGGGGATCTCCGTATCCTCACGGAAGATCCCCAGCTCAACCAACCGCTCCCGCACCCGCAGCGGCAAGAGCTGGGTGCTGTAGCCGATCGTCGCCCGGACCGCTTTAGACCGCTGATCTGTATCGCTGACATCCAACGCTGCCGGGCCGGCCTGTTCCAGGCGGGTGATCGCCTGCCGGGCGGCGGCATCCACCCCCGCCCCGTCTGCTACATCCGCGGCCAGGCGGGCATTGACCAGCGCTAAGAGTAGAGGCCAGCCACCGGTCAACGCCAACAGCCTGCGCCGAACCTCCCCGCTCATGGGCGGCAGGCCGCGGGTCAGCACCTCAGCCGCCACCTGATCATCCAGCGCGTCAACCCGCACCTGCTCATGCCCCTCGGGCAGCACCAGACGGTTGCGTGTGGTCACCAGCACCCGAACCCGTTCGGCCAGGGTCACAAACGGCTCCAGCTGACCGGCGGTCCACACATCATCGACCACCAGCAGCATCCGCCCCCGCCCGGCCAGTAGACCGGCCAGATGGTGCACCAGCAGTTCTGGATCGGTCATCTGCGGGGCGTGCTGGGATAGCAGTTCGCACAACCCCCGCAGCAGGTCGCTGATCTGTGTGGTGGTGCGGTCCCGGCCGATGGTCACCCAGATGATCCCGCCGGAGAAGAACTTCCGCACCCGCTCATCGTGGCAAGCCAGCAGCGCCAGGGAGGTCTTGCCGAACCCGCCCGCGCCCACCAGCGCCGTGGTCACCCCAACCGTCCCGGTCGCCTCCACCCGTAATGCGGCCACCACCGTCGCCAGCTCCGGTCGGGACATCAGCGTCGGCGGACACGGCGGCACATGAAACAAAGGCTTGGCCGTAGCAGGAAAGCCACGGTCAGGCCGGTCGTCACCGGTGACAGCCGGTTCAGGCTGGTCGTCATCGGCGTCTTCTTTCAGATCAGGCTGGTTGCCATCGCCGCCCTGCGAGGTGCGTTTTTGCTCCAGCAGTACCGCACCTACGGTGACGATCACTAACGCTGACAGCCACAGCACCCTGTATTCCGCCAGCGGCTCTAGATAGCCACTAACCACTTCGCCGATGAGCCCGCTGAGCACGCCGAGGACAACCAGCACCCCTGTCGTCCTCGACTTTCCCCGCTTGATCCGACCAGCCATACCCATCCCCAGTGATGGCGGCCCCGCCTGACCTCAGCACCGACCCACTCAGGCTAACCAGTTCCGCTGAAATCAGTACGTTGTTAGATCAAGAAGCGAAGATTCCGGGCCGCGCACCAGGTGTATAAGCTCGAATATTAGTGATCAAGCTGTGCTGCGCAGCTCCAGCATGTACGGGGCCCCGTGGCTTTGACCTACCCCGATCCTCAGTGATTGCCCTAGCACAACATCACACCCCATGATTGGGTAATCGCCGACCCAGGATGCGATACATCGCTCTTCTGCCAGATCCCACACCAGCACCGAGCCATTGAGGCTGCCTGTGATGGCGGTGGTGCCATCGGCGCTGATCGCCACCGTCCACACCATGGAATGTCTGATCAGGGTGTGTGGTTCGCTGCCTTCTCGTAGGTCCCATACGTACACATCCCTCCCGCCGCTGATAGCAGTGGTTCCGTCAGCGCTGATTGCCACCGCCTTCACCGCGCCGTCATGCCCGGTCAGGACGCGTGGTTCGCCGCCTTCACGCAGGTCCCACACCTGCACCGAACCATTGAGGCTGCCTGTGATGGCGGTGGTGCCATCGGCGTTGATCGCCATCGCCTCCACCGCACCGACACGTCCAGTTAAGGTGCGTGGTTCGCTGTCGTTACGTAGGTCCCATACGCGTACCGAACCATCCTCGCTTTCGGTGATCGCGGTGGTTCCGTCAGCACTGATCGCCACCGCTGGCAACCCTCCTTTAAGTTTGGTCAGGACGCAGGATTCGCCGCTTTGCAGGTCCCATAGCCGAACAAAACCCTCATCGTCTCCGCTGATTGCGGTGGTTCCGTCAGCGCTGATCGCCACCGCCAACGCCGCACCGTCATGCCCGGTCAGGACGCGTGGTTCGCCGCCTTCACGCAGGTCCCACACCTGCACCGAACCATCGCGGTTGCCAGTGATGGCGGTGGTTCCGTCAGTACTGATTGCCACCGCCCGTACCGCGGCGGCACGTCTGGTCGGAATGCATGGTTCGCCGCTTTGTAGATCCCACACCCGTGCCGAACTATCGCGGCTGCCGGTGATGGCGGTGGTTCCGTCAGCGCTGACTGCCACCGCCTCCACCGCGCCGTCATGTCCAGTTAGGGTGCGCGGTTTGCCGCCCTCGTGTAGGTCCCACACCTGCACCGAACCATCGCGGCTGCCGCTGATTGCGGTGGTTCCGTCAGCGCTAATGGCCACCGCCAACGCTGAACTTTTGCCTCCGATCAAGAAGCGTGGTTCGCCACCCTTACGTAGGTCCCATACATACACGCCCTTGCCGCCGCTGATGACGGTGGTTCCGTCGGCACTGATCGCCACCGTCCGAACCGGACCAGTGGACAAGATGCGTGGTTCGCCGCCGTTGTGCAGATCCCATACGTACACATCCTTGCCGCCGGCGATGGCGGTGGTTCCGTCAGCGCTGATTGCCACCGCCCTTACCAGGTAGGTATATCCAGTCAGGATGCGTGGTTCGCTGCCGTTGCGTAGGTCCCACACACGTACCGACCCATCATCGCTGCCGGTGATGGCGGTGGTTCCGTCAGCACTGATCGCCACCGCCTCCACCGCACCGTCATGTCCGGTCAGGGTTTGCAGGAGTGGTTCGCTGCCGTTGCGTAGGTCCCACACACGTACCGACCCATCATCGCTGCCGGTGATGGCGGTGGTTCCGTCGGCATTCATTGCCACTGCCTGAACCGGACCAGTGGGCAAGATGCGTGGTTCGCTGCCGTTGCGTAGGTCCCACACACGTACCGACCCATCATCGCTGCCGGTGATGGCGGTGGTTCCGTCAGCACTGATCGCCACCGCCTCCACCACACCGTCATGTCCGGTCAGGGTTTGCAGGAGTGGTTCGGTGGTCGGGGTCAGTGCGGGATATGGGCCTGTTGGCCATAGCCCTTGACCTGATCGGTCCAGTGTCCGTGCCCACCCGGCGACCTCCACATTGGGATGGCCAAGTAGGCGGCTGGCCAGCTGTACCGGGACGAGTGCCGGATCAGCGGTTATGGCCTTGGCTGATAAGCGCAGGGCACGGGCGATCTGTCGGCTGAGCACATCATCGGCATAGCCGTAATCGGCCAGCAGGCCGCTCAAGCGGTCGTGGATCAGCCGGGCGCGGATCCAGGCCACATCGGCCAAGACCGTGCGCGCCTCCTCCGCGTACCCGGCGGCGTGCAGATGGCCCACCAGGCGGGACCCCAGGTAGGGGTCAGCGGCCGAGTCCGCCCACACACCCGCGTATGTGTGCCGGTATTGCTCCACCAGGTGCGCGTGCGCCGCGGCCAGCGCCTCACTGTCTTTGCCGCCCAGGCGGGAGATCATCACGTCGTAGTGCAGGTCATGCGCCACATACCAGCCCTCCCCAGCAGAGGTCAGCAGCGAACGGTTCATCAGATCCGCCAGCAGATCCCCTACCTCAGCAGATGACAGCTCCGGCCCCCACAACCGCTCAGCAGCCGCCCGGGAGAACGGGCCGCGCCCGGCGAACACCGCCAGCCGCGCATACCGGTCTTGATCCTCCTCCGACAGGCTAGTCAGGCTAGCCTCGATCGCCGCCAGCAGGCTGCGGTAGGGGTATTCCGGGTCCAGATCGGCGCGCACCCGGTCCAGGCCGTGGTCGAGCAGTGCCAGCACGTCGGCAAAGGAGCGGTCTTGGGCTGCCATCGCTCCGGCCATCGCCACCCCCAGCGCCAGGTTCCCCACCCGCGCACACACCTGCCGCGCCTCCGCAGGAAGCTGCGAGACCCGTCGCCCACTCCACAGGCTCAGCAGTTCCAACGCCTGTGTTTCGCTGAGCGCGTCCACCTCCACTGAGATCGCACCCACTGTGGTGGCGATGTGCTTTTCCCGGGTGGTGAACACCAGCCCGCACCGCGGTCCCAGGCCTAGCAGGGCTTGTACCGGGGCCGGCTCCCACACGTTGTCCACCACCATCAGCACCCGGCGTCGCCGCAGCGCTGCTGCGAGCACATCACGACCGGCTTTCACAGTGGTGAACCCAGTCTCCTCCACCCCCAATCGGCGGGCCAGGTCGGCCAGCAACACCACCGGATCCTGGCCGGGGTTGACATCCAGCCAGGTCACACCGTGGCGGAAGCGCCGTCGCAGCCGCCATACCCGCCATACCTCCGCCGGGGTGCGCCGCTGAATCCGCCATAACCCTGCCGCCAGGGTGGACTTGCCGACCCCGCCCATGCCCACCACCGCCACTGGTTGCCCACCCGGCCGGACCTGGCGAGCGATCTGCCGCATCTTGTCCGGTCGTGCCACCAGCTGGGCAGGCATCCGCGGTGCCGCCCCCAGCACTCGCTGGCCACTGCGCAGCTCCAGCACCGGAGCCCGTCCCAACCAGACCGCCCACCCCACCAGTAGGACGCCCGCCGCGACCACCAGTCCGCGCACCCACCACGACCATGATTCGACCTGCGTGTCGGCGATCGTCACCTGCGGTCCCAGCGCACCGGTCAGGATCAGCGTCACGCCGAATATCACCAATGCCGCGTCCGCGAGTGCGGAGCGCTCGCCCCTACGCCGCATTCCATTCGCTCCCGATCTACCCGGGCACCTTTAGACAGGTCCCTTCATCATCACCGGACTATCGGCCCGTCCACAGCGAATGTGATCCCATCGCAACCCATCCACCAAACCAGCACCGTAAACGGTACAAGCCGCTGACCGCTCAGCCACGACCATTCACCAGAGGATGTTTACGGTGGACAAGATCCAGAATGCGCTCGGAATCACCCGCGCCGACTGGCTCCAACGCCGCCATTCACCCCTGTGCACTGAACCTATGACAGCCATGGCGATAGATCGATTCACAATCCAGCAGTTCCCGTCCTCCTTGCTGGCCGAGTGTCCCAGCC
It contains:
- a CDS encoding FtsK/SpoIIIE domain-containing protein produces the protein MFKKLPGDETRRLVSTTPDTAVVFRPAVVHTPAIIAILIYVCRVLAGLVRLVWKHPIALAVVVTPGVIWYLYGWPWVLALVNAVVAAGSIWTLFDRASFRRVITLRLLAFWRCFWVYRRHWQPVMIVSGLGRHLHGRDYLPRLVKVTCDDWADVVTVKMLSGQAVEDWTDRTDHLAHGFGATSCRVTVAKAGRLVLTFPRNDPLAAPLPSLPVPASAEVGPVEIGRCEDGSPWRLNVHGTHVLVAGATGSGKGSVIWSTIRALLPAVRAGLVELWALDPKLMELSYGRALFGDRYAATPEKCADLLKEAVRVMQERAARFAGVRRSHTPTAEDPFILIIVDEVAFLTAYQPDRQLRQEITAALATLTTQGRAVGVGVLAALQDPRKEVMNIRNLFPDKIALRLDESEQVDMVLGEGARDRGAHADLISPCPDLGAGVGYVRLENNPDPVRVRAAYVSDADIRDMVAEYAEWGEAA
- a CDS encoding NB-ARC domain-containing protein, translating into MLVVLGVLSGLIGEVVSGYLEPLAEYRVLWLSALVIVTVGAVLLEQKRTSQGGDGNQPDLKEDADDDQPEPAVTGDDRPDRGFPATAKPLFHVPPCPPTLMSRPELATVVAALRVEATGTVGVTTALVGAGGFGKTSLALLACHDERVRKFFSGGIIWVTIGRDRTTTQISDLLRGLCELLSQHAPQMTDPELLVHHLAGLLAGRGRMLLVVDDVWTAGQLEPFVTLAERVRVLVTTRNRLVLPEGHEQVRVDALDDQVAAEVLTRGLPPMSGEVRRRLLALTGGWPLLLALVNARLAADVADGAGVDAAARQAITRLEQAGPAALDVSDTDQRSKAVRATIGYSTQLLPLRVRERLVELGIFREDTEIPVPMVHLLWAATAGMTPVQAQQTCERLAGLSLITLRWADQDHQVVVLHDVIRAFLRSLDGLGDRRVQVNQHLVDHAGEVLGIDDGHWWRLPEGHFLWDHLAFHLAEADRKAQLAELVADVRWLVARLAHGGPLALEADLAMSQDARAVATRRVIARAGYLLGELDSPQASESNRLAHLSVLPHIRQQLNVPGIVERSVLVAKWPLPESRDTGLIRTLTGHTDDVTGVAIAPDGSWLASASHDRTVRIWRSDGHLVATLEGHTSRVTGVAIAPDGSWLASASHDRTVRIWKPDGRLVATLVGHTMGVRGVVVAPDGSWLASASNDATVRIWKPDGQLVATLTGHTGWVRGVAIAPDGSWLASTSHDRTVRIWKPDGRLVATLAGHTMGVRGVVVAPDGSWLASTSHDRTVRIWKPDGQLVATLTGHTSDVNGVAVAPDGSWLASTSHDRTVRIWKPDGQLVATLTGHTSDVNGVAVAPDGSWLASTSHDRTVRIWKPDGRLVATLTGHTMGVRGVAISPDGSWLASASRDKTVRIWKPNGRPIATLKGHTSDVNGVVVAPDGSWLASASDDHSVQIWSVGEPTVGAAVVRLESAMRSVAIAEPGLVIACGGRNVYAFEFSLSTARTCDTWSRA
- a CDS encoding GntR family transcriptional regulator, which gives rise to MPSDEFAPPKYAQIVQAIRRRIADGTYPPGSLLPSETQLVREFGVSRPTVVRALQVLQLRGIIDREHGKGSFVRATPPVTDEENTRPGGAVLDRVEAEENGTLVEVGPKKAPANVAALLSLPEGSSVLMRRVLFRDADRPFDLVTFWCPTDVVEGTDLAGQALLNTGVRRHLQAVKGLRLEHVVERLTARHPSTSEAKLLELTKSAPVLGVLASVFNGSGRTVLVVDLVLPGELHELEDAYAL
- a CDS encoding HAD family hydrolase gives rise to the protein MTSRTSDVQKILSEATHIFFDFDGPICDIFAGLPAPTVAATLRDYLAPLRLDLPGSITTETDPLEILRYAASAGPLVAATVEAGLRGLELQAALSAAPTPDAAEAIRHFHASGRRLAIVSNNSDAAVKVYTDRCALSGCFDLISARAVFQDPALLKPHPHLITQAVDGLDAAPARCVLIGDSITDIQGAQKAGVRSIGYANKPGKQDALAAAGADAVVTAMAQLIP
- a CDS encoding plasmid replication, integration and excision activator, with product MALQGPIPVTFEMVFPHGCYVVGEVEPVKDFDASSGGRFVQARDKQTGDLVWQVAVMDADPTLKPAQKTVAVKILSPVQPVPPAPIPGLPFTPVEFDQVTVTPYVHQATGRLAYSIRVRGMRAPRQASKQAASAKDAA